In one window of Sardina pilchardus chromosome 23, fSarPil1.1, whole genome shotgun sequence DNA:
- the mdm1 gene encoding nuclear protein MDM1 isoform X2, whose protein sequence is MLLAGLRSAHQGISREPQILSRGKTPIHPPQVSRSLQWDQLSELSRPDPAPPLRPAAGATGDKGGTAETEIPETPAAPRGPRPPEAPVPEEQSQPQPQPHTSSPCPTDQGPEPPINGVQHALMRKAGLRPGRPSKGRQHSSEYQRQFEWKDRVANSPLLAAEQALHSSTVLPVRGSNPVPFESEYSRNFKGSPPPRPPRLRRDVVERNEVPLFQRENVPPEKASKAKRKKRKEQHWERKHHNSKEEVAQCQPIRTSQEAAALKTQQNLHSPGNRKVKSEYNANFRSPLQYHYKDGAWVKASNHADEGEGSAHNVAWYHEVRELREKAELYRQRAWGTHFSRLHLNQILSDQNHLWEASTASTSGSAAQSNRSRSDSSPTIEALDLARVGSGTGSTSSAPSRGHTSTRGQPPTPTVPVPAPVPAQPKRAWGDQEEPGPAERTAHQAEDKEEEEEEEEEEEECENRERREKREDRAQESERSSSVREGGRLPTPKFRTLGLAQRTHHDRTTPAAGGAILVSPPKARASPHGKPRSPQRLMGYVSPAPAPGKAEEARLTRTPPAAGLTTVDHLPLREDAWNGAGPAEEPLKRSSVPRSSRRRDPNVQAWAAPWATLPANRIQGALRDPEFQHNGNLGLHRPGLFVYPSSDATLSDDDDRMSQISARSAASCSMAAQVLGRALKRKENFWAKS, encoded by the exons ATGTTACTGGCTGGCCTACGATCTGCTCACCAGG gtATCAGCCGAGAGCCACAGATTCTGTCCCGGGGGAAGACCCCTATCCACCCTCCGCAGGTGTCACGCTCCCTCCAGTGGGACCAGCTGTCGGAGCTGAGTCGCCCGGACCCCGCGCCTCCTCTCAGACCTGCTGCTGGGGCAACTGGGGACAAAGGGGGCactgcagagacagagatacCAGAGACCCCAGCAGCTCCCAGGGGCCCCAGACCACCAGAGGCCCCAGTCCCAGAAGAGCAGtcccagcctcagcctcagccccaCACGTCTTCCCCCTGTCCCACAGACCAAGGACCAGAGCCCCCCATAAATGGA GTGCAGCATGCGTTGATGAGGAAGGCGGGGCTCAGACCGGGCAGGCCATCCAAGGGCAGGCAGCACAGCTCCGAGTACCAGAGGCAGTTTGAGTGGAAAGATAGAGTGGCCAACTCACCTCTGCTGGCTGCGGAGCAG GCTCTCCATTCCAGCACAGTGCTCCCTGTGCGCGGTTCTAACCCTGTGCCCTTTGAGAGCGAATACAGCAGGAACTTTAAGGGTTCCCCGCCACCTCGGCCCCCGCGCTTACGACGGGACGTCGTCGAGCGAAATGAGGTTCCGTTGTTCCAAAGGGAGAATGTTCCCCCAGAGAAAGCCTCTAAG GccaagaggaagaaaaggaaggAGCAACACTGGGAGAGGAAGCACCATAACTCCAAAGAGGAAGTGGCCCAGTGCCAACCAATCAGAACCAGTCAGGAAGCAGCTGCACTAAAAACCCAGCAAAATCTACATTCTCCTGGAAACAG GAAAGTGAAGTCAGAGTATAACGCCAActtccgctctcctctccaatATCATTACAAAGATGGCGCCTGGGTGAAGGCCTCCAACCATGCAGATGAG GGGGAGGGCAGTGCCCATAATGTGGCGTGGTATCATGAG gtgcGAGAGCTGAGGGAGAAGGCCGAGCTGTACCGGCAGCGTGCCTGGGGAACACACTTCTCCCGGCTCCACTTGAACCAGATCCTGTCGGATCAGAACCACCTGTGGGAGGCCTCCACTGCCTCCACCTCTGGATCGGCCGCGCAGAGCAACCGCTCCCGCTCGGACAGCAGTCCCACCATAGAGGCCCTGGATTTGGCCAG AGTGGGCAGTGGGACGGGCAGCACCAGCTCTGCCCCCTCCCGCGGCCATACATCCACCAGGGGGCAGCCCCCTACCCCCACGGTGCCCGTCCCCGCCCCCGTCCCCGCGCAGCCCAAACGGGCGTGGGGCGACCAGGAGGAGCCCGGTCCGGCAGAGCGGACAGCCCATCAGGCCGAagacaaggaggaggaagaggaggaggaggaggaggaagaggagtgcgagaacagagagagaagagagaagagagaggacag GGCTCAGGAGTCCGAGAGATCCAGCAGTGTCAGAGAAGGGGGCAGACTGCCGACGCCCAAATTTCGGACTTTGGGCCTCGCTCAGAGGACTCACCACGACCGCACCACACCTGCTGCAG GTGGAGCCATTTTGGTATCTCCCCCAAAAGCGAGGGCCTCTCCCCACGGGAAACCCCGCTCCCCACAAAGGCTCATGGGATATGTCTCCCCAGCCCCGGCACCCGGCAAG GCAGAAGAGGCCAGGCTGACCCGCACGCCTCCCGCGGCAGGCCTGACGACTGTGGACCATCTGCCGCTCCGCGAGGACGCCTGGAATGGCGCGGGGCCGGCCGAGGAACCCCTTAAGAGGTCGTCCGTCCCAAGGTCGTCCCGAAGGCGGGACCCCAACGTGCAGGCCTGGGCTGCCCCCTGGGCCACACTGCCCGCCAACCGAATCCAAGGCGCGCTCAGGGACCCCGAGTTCCAGCACAATG
- the mdm1 gene encoding nuclear protein MDM1 isoform X1: MPVRFKGVSEYRNKYRGPKARSRSASPHRRMLLAGLRSAHQGISREPQILSRGKTPIHPPQVSRSLQWDQLSELSRPDPAPPLRPAAGATGDKGGTAETEIPETPAAPRGPRPPEAPVPEEQSQPQPQPHTSSPCPTDQGPEPPINGVQHALMRKAGLRPGRPSKGRQHSSEYQRQFEWKDRVANSPLLAAEQALHSSTVLPVRGSNPVPFESEYSRNFKGSPPPRPPRLRRDVVERNEVPLFQRENVPPEKASKAKRKKRKEQHWERKHHNSKEEVAQCQPIRTSQEAAALKTQQNLHSPGNRKVKSEYNANFRSPLQYHYKDGAWVKASNHADEVRELREKAELYRQRAWGTHFSRLHLNQILSDQNHLWEASTASTSGSAAQSNRSRSDSSPTIEALDLARVGSGTGSTSSAPSRGHTSTRGQPPTPTVPVPAPVPAQPKRAWGDQEEPGPAERTAHQAEDKEEEEEEEEEEEECENRERREKREDRAQESERSSSVREGGRLPTPKFRTLGLAQRTHHDRTTPAAGGAILVSPPKARASPHGKPRSPQRLMGYVSPAPAPGKAEEARLTRTPPAAGLTTVDHLPLREDAWNGAGPAEEPLKRSSVPRSSRRRDPNVQAWAAPWATLPANRIQGALRDPEFQHNGNLGLHRPGLFVYPSSDATLSDDDDRMSQISARSAASCSMAAQVLGRALKRKENFWAKS; encoded by the exons ATGCCTGTCCGTTTTAAG GGTGTCAGTGAGTACAGAAACAAGTATCGAGGACCAAAGGCGAGATCCAGAAGTGCGTCTCCTCATCGCAGAATGTTACTGGCTGGCCTACGATCTGCTCACCAGG gtATCAGCCGAGAGCCACAGATTCTGTCCCGGGGGAAGACCCCTATCCACCCTCCGCAGGTGTCACGCTCCCTCCAGTGGGACCAGCTGTCGGAGCTGAGTCGCCCGGACCCCGCGCCTCCTCTCAGACCTGCTGCTGGGGCAACTGGGGACAAAGGGGGCactgcagagacagagatacCAGAGACCCCAGCAGCTCCCAGGGGCCCCAGACCACCAGAGGCCCCAGTCCCAGAAGAGCAGtcccagcctcagcctcagccccaCACGTCTTCCCCCTGTCCCACAGACCAAGGACCAGAGCCCCCCATAAATGGA GTGCAGCATGCGTTGATGAGGAAGGCGGGGCTCAGACCGGGCAGGCCATCCAAGGGCAGGCAGCACAGCTCCGAGTACCAGAGGCAGTTTGAGTGGAAAGATAGAGTGGCCAACTCACCTCTGCTGGCTGCGGAGCAG GCTCTCCATTCCAGCACAGTGCTCCCTGTGCGCGGTTCTAACCCTGTGCCCTTTGAGAGCGAATACAGCAGGAACTTTAAGGGTTCCCCGCCACCTCGGCCCCCGCGCTTACGACGGGACGTCGTCGAGCGAAATGAGGTTCCGTTGTTCCAAAGGGAGAATGTTCCCCCAGAGAAAGCCTCTAAG GccaagaggaagaaaaggaaggAGCAACACTGGGAGAGGAAGCACCATAACTCCAAAGAGGAAGTGGCCCAGTGCCAACCAATCAGAACCAGTCAGGAAGCAGCTGCACTAAAAACCCAGCAAAATCTACATTCTCCTGGAAACAG GAAAGTGAAGTCAGAGTATAACGCCAActtccgctctcctctccaatATCATTACAAAGATGGCGCCTGGGTGAAGGCCTCCAACCATGCAGATGAG gtgcGAGAGCTGAGGGAGAAGGCCGAGCTGTACCGGCAGCGTGCCTGGGGAACACACTTCTCCCGGCTCCACTTGAACCAGATCCTGTCGGATCAGAACCACCTGTGGGAGGCCTCCACTGCCTCCACCTCTGGATCGGCCGCGCAGAGCAACCGCTCCCGCTCGGACAGCAGTCCCACCATAGAGGCCCTGGATTTGGCCAG AGTGGGCAGTGGGACGGGCAGCACCAGCTCTGCCCCCTCCCGCGGCCATACATCCACCAGGGGGCAGCCCCCTACCCCCACGGTGCCCGTCCCCGCCCCCGTCCCCGCGCAGCCCAAACGGGCGTGGGGCGACCAGGAGGAGCCCGGTCCGGCAGAGCGGACAGCCCATCAGGCCGAagacaaggaggaggaagaggaggaggaggaggaggaagaggagtgcgagaacagagagagaagagagaagagagaggacag GGCTCAGGAGTCCGAGAGATCCAGCAGTGTCAGAGAAGGGGGCAGACTGCCGACGCCCAAATTTCGGACTTTGGGCCTCGCTCAGAGGACTCACCACGACCGCACCACACCTGCTGCAG GTGGAGCCATTTTGGTATCTCCCCCAAAAGCGAGGGCCTCTCCCCACGGGAAACCCCGCTCCCCACAAAGGCTCATGGGATATGTCTCCCCAGCCCCGGCACCCGGCAAG GCAGAAGAGGCCAGGCTGACCCGCACGCCTCCCGCGGCAGGCCTGACGACTGTGGACCATCTGCCGCTCCGCGAGGACGCCTGGAATGGCGCGGGGCCGGCCGAGGAACCCCTTAAGAGGTCGTCCGTCCCAAGGTCGTCCCGAAGGCGGGACCCCAACGTGCAGGCCTGGGCTGCCCCCTGGGCCACACTGCCCGCCAACCGAATCCAAGGCGCGCTCAGGGACCCCGAGTTCCAGCACAATG